A single genomic interval of Brevibacillus brevis harbors:
- a CDS encoding GatB/YqeY domain-containing protein — MSVMERLDQDMKQAMKDRAALKLSVIRMVKAALKNEEINKGRLLSEDEVLTILTRELKQRRESLHEFEKAGRVELASKTREEIDVLSAYLPAQLSEDEIRDIVREGIAATNASSKKEMGKVMGAIMPKVKGRADGNLVQKIVSEELPS, encoded by the coding sequence ATGAGTGTAATGGAGCGACTCGATCAAGATATGAAGCAAGCAATGAAGGACAGAGCTGCTCTAAAACTCTCTGTTATTCGCATGGTGAAAGCCGCATTAAAGAACGAAGAGATTAACAAGGGCAGACTTTTGTCTGAAGACGAAGTGCTGACCATCTTGACTCGTGAGTTAAAACAACGCCGTGAATCCCTCCACGAATTTGAGAAGGCAGGCCGCGTGGAACTTGCCTCTAAAACGCGCGAAGAGATCGACGTGCTCTCCGCTTACTTACCCGCTCAGCTTAGCGAAGACGAAATTCGTGATATCGTTCGGGAAGGTATCGCAGCTACCAATGCCTCCTCCAAAAAGGAGATGGGCAAAGTGATGGGTGCGATCATGCCGAAAGTGAAAGGCAGAGCAGACGGAAACCTCGTGCAAAAGATTGTATCTGAGGAACTACCATCGTAG
- the asbD gene encoding petrobactin biosynthesis protein AsbD encodes MTRTERIEQIHTIMTEKLKLSHILPLKESMRLNEDLHIDSIMLLQLIVYIEEDLHLVVPAHELDPRIFQTVGSLLTFVEQLEPQHVSN; translated from the coding sequence ATGACACGAACAGAAAGAATCGAGCAAATCCATACGATCATGACCGAAAAATTAAAATTATCGCATATCCTCCCACTAAAGGAATCCATGCGATTGAATGAGGATCTACATATTGATTCGATTATGCTATTGCAACTGATTGTTTATATCGAGGAAGATTTGCATTTGGTAGTTCCTGCTCACGAGTTAGATCCACGAATCTTCCAAACGGTTGGATCACTCCTTACTTTTGTTGAACAGCTAGAACCGCAGCATGTATCGAATTAG
- a CDS encoding AMP-binding protein: MFIVNQNEISVHEMERHKQGFESMDHFRQPEGKRYAVCIADPLDVISLVQYLREHNASVLLIHGETPMETAYQMAVKARCYGLVYQETKHFLSITDKQQSEKPSLYQYSSGTTGDAKLIGRSWDDIQTEIHAYNQLFQGEEALIPIVLASVTHSYGLICGVLAALERGSKPSIVTHKNPKFALQVIQGTPRHIVYGLPVFYHILSSFTREQVRFHRLMTSGAPMPEGLFLKLQGMSDTLMQQYGCSEAGCVSMSKQMRSHTDLGVPLSHVTMTAGEKEEQPGEIKIWSGQNEIATQDLGFWTEEGHIQFVSRMDDVINVSGLKVFPLEVEDVILKMSGTKEVVVYRGRHPVMGEIVKAQVITEGGTTPEQIREWCQDRLPGYKVPFEIQCVTSIPKTATGKISRRLLEMETISK, encoded by the coding sequence ATGTTCATTGTGAATCAAAATGAGATTTCTGTGCATGAGATGGAGAGACATAAGCAAGGATTCGAAAGCATGGATCATTTTCGACAGCCGGAAGGAAAGAGGTACGCCGTCTGTATAGCTGACCCACTTGACGTGATTAGTCTTGTTCAATATTTACGTGAGCATAATGCCTCCGTGCTGTTAATTCACGGAGAAACTCCGATGGAAACAGCCTATCAGATGGCAGTGAAAGCAAGATGTTATGGGCTTGTTTATCAGGAGACAAAGCACTTCTTGTCCATCACGGATAAACAACAGAGTGAGAAACCATCGCTCTACCAATATAGCTCAGGTACTACAGGCGACGCGAAGCTGATCGGGAGAAGCTGGGATGATATCCAAACAGAAATTCATGCCTACAACCAGTTGTTTCAGGGAGAGGAAGCATTAATCCCGATTGTGCTGGCATCGGTGACACATTCGTATGGATTGATATGTGGAGTTTTGGCAGCACTGGAGCGGGGAAGCAAGCCTTCGATTGTAACGCACAAAAATCCGAAGTTTGCTTTGCAAGTGATTCAAGGTACTCCCCGGCATATTGTGTATGGTCTGCCAGTCTTTTATCACATCCTATCAAGCTTTACACGAGAACAGGTACGCTTTCACCGGTTAATGACATCTGGAGCTCCGATGCCAGAAGGCTTGTTTCTAAAGCTGCAAGGCATGAGCGACACCTTGATGCAACAATATGGATGCTCCGAGGCGGGGTGCGTCAGTATGAGTAAACAAATGCGGTCGCATACAGATCTGGGTGTTCCCCTGTCCCATGTAACAATGACAGCAGGTGAAAAGGAAGAACAACCCGGTGAAATAAAGATTTGGAGCGGACAGAACGAAATAGCGACGCAGGATTTAGGTTTCTGGACAGAAGAAGGACATATTCAATTTGTATCCAGGATGGATGATGTGATTAACGTTTCTGGCTTAAAGGTATTTCCTTTGGAGGTCGAGGACGTCATTTTGAAAATGAGTGGGACGAAAGAAGTGGTTGTGTATCGTGGGCGTCATCCGGTCATGGGGGAAATTGTAAAGGCGCAGGTTATTACCGAGGGAGGAACTACTCCTGAACAAATCAGGGAATGGTGCCAAGATCGTTTGCCAGGCTATAAAGTCCCATTCGAAATCCAATGTGTGACGAGCATTCCTAAGACAGCCACAGGAAAAATCAGCCGTCGATTATTAGAAATGGAGACGATCAGCAAATGA
- a CDS encoding sugar phosphate isomerase/epimerase family protein produces the protein MKLSLCTITFRHQLISLAQIVQFAHRHHFDGIELWGTHAQHLYDHDRLEMEEQVKLVRDQGMSISMLSDYLDIATSSGFQRTLEKAKRLISLAKWLHVKQIRTFAGQKASQEVGPEERARYVHHLQILCKMCQEHGIQLLVETHPNTLTDSMSSTLALLQEVNHPALKVNLDFLHVWESGADPIDAYEQLRPWVAHYHLKNISSPNHLPVFAPHNVYAPNGDREGMVLLGEGVVDYGPILEKIAETDYFASIEWFGQSPQRVLAEEVEWLRKAMMVRA, from the coding sequence ATGAAACTCTCATTGTGCACAATCACTTTTCGCCACCAGTTAATTTCGTTAGCACAAATTGTCCAGTTTGCTCATCGTCATCATTTTGATGGAATCGAGTTATGGGGAACCCACGCCCAACATCTGTACGATCATGATCGATTAGAGATGGAGGAGCAGGTAAAGTTGGTCAGGGATCAAGGCATGAGTATCTCCATGCTTAGTGATTATTTGGATATTGCTACTTCATCTGGTTTTCAGCGTACACTGGAAAAAGCAAAAAGACTCATTTCACTGGCGAAATGGCTACATGTAAAGCAAATCAGGACGTTTGCTGGGCAGAAGGCGAGTCAAGAAGTTGGGCCAGAAGAGCGGGCGCGCTATGTGCATCATCTGCAAATCTTATGTAAGATGTGTCAAGAGCACGGGATTCAGCTTTTGGTCGAAACACATCCAAACACGCTCACGGATTCTATGAGTTCTACACTTGCTTTGTTGCAGGAAGTCAATCATCCTGCACTAAAAGTTAATCTTGATTTTCTTCATGTCTGGGAATCAGGTGCTGATCCAATCGACGCGTACGAGCAATTGAGACCGTGGGTAGCTCATTATCATTTGAAAAATATTTCCTCACCGAATCATCTGCCCGTATTCGCTCCACATAATGTATATGCCCCTAACGGCGATCGTGAGGGAATGGTACTGCTCGGTGAAGGTGTTGTAGATTATGGGCCTATTTTAGAAAAGATTGCGGAAACGGATTATTTTGCATCTATTGAATGGTTTGGTCAGAGTCCACAGCGTGTATTAGCTGAAGAGGTAGAGTGGTTGCGGAAGGCAATGATGGTTCGTGCGTAA
- a CDS encoding UDP-N-acetylmuramoyl-tripeptide--D-alanyl-D-alanine ligase, with amino-acid sequence MKPIALDQAAINAEGILLAGSPGLALSSVHFDTRELTAGSLFVALTGGARDGHDFLLQAAEQGAVAALVSNQEKIPANLPNDFGLILVNDTLRGFQKLAAAYRKSFSFPRIAITGSIGKTTVKDIVAHVLASRSPVYKTYKNFNNHIGVPLSLLQMEEQHHAAVLELGMNHAGEIDLLASLVQPDISVITFIGESHIEYFGTREKIALAKAELLPHTALDGLVLLNKDSEYLRMIAHLYPGELLYYSVNEKADIWAEQIETVEGGTRFKVCFASGEEFEAFLPLHGRHSVLNALPAVAIAKRLGMDTEQITHALSTVQLSAMRFEQMNSKHGAVYISDAYNASPVSMEAAVRTFAELYSERARVIVLGDMYELGPDSGAMHAGVGASIQDIAERFKLLVTVGEDTRHLHDAYTGNKLHFATKAEALVALLPLRDEKHAFLFKASKGMSLWTLITDLEDHE; translated from the coding sequence ATGAAACCAATTGCACTGGATCAGGCAGCAATCAACGCAGAAGGGATTTTGCTCGCTGGTTCCCCAGGGCTTGCCTTGTCATCCGTTCACTTTGATACCCGCGAGCTGACTGCGGGATCTTTGTTTGTAGCGCTGACAGGCGGCGCACGGGATGGACATGATTTTTTGTTACAAGCAGCTGAACAAGGAGCTGTAGCTGCACTCGTTTCGAATCAGGAGAAGATTCCTGCGAACTTGCCAAATGATTTTGGGCTAATTCTCGTCAATGATACACTGCGTGGCTTTCAAAAGCTGGCTGCCGCTTATCGGAAAAGCTTTTCGTTCCCTCGCATCGCCATTACAGGAAGTATCGGGAAAACAACCGTAAAGGACATAGTGGCACACGTACTTGCGAGCCGTTCGCCCGTATACAAGACGTATAAAAACTTCAACAACCACATCGGTGTACCTTTGTCGTTATTGCAGATGGAAGAACAACATCATGCTGCTGTACTAGAGCTCGGGATGAACCACGCTGGGGAAATCGATCTGCTCGCATCGCTGGTCCAGCCAGATATTAGCGTGATTACCTTTATCGGGGAATCCCATATTGAGTATTTTGGTACGCGTGAAAAAATTGCTCTCGCAAAGGCGGAGCTGCTTCCTCATACCGCTCTTGACGGACTCGTGCTGCTCAACAAGGATTCGGAGTATCTACGGATGATAGCCCATCTGTATCCAGGTGAACTCCTATACTACTCTGTTAATGAGAAGGCGGATATTTGGGCGGAGCAAATCGAAACGGTTGAAGGTGGGACTCGTTTCAAAGTATGCTTTGCCTCCGGGGAGGAGTTCGAGGCATTCCTGCCGTTGCATGGCCGCCACAGTGTCCTGAATGCACTGCCTGCTGTCGCGATTGCCAAGAGGCTGGGAATGGATACTGAACAAATCACACACGCCTTGTCCACCGTTCAGCTCTCCGCCATGCGGTTTGAGCAAATGAACTCCAAGCACGGTGCTGTGTATATCAGTGATGCGTATAATGCCAGCCCCGTCTCCATGGAGGCTGCTGTACGGACGTTTGCTGAGCTGTACTCTGAGCGCGCAAGAGTCATCGTGTTAGGTGACATGTATGAGCTCGGTCCAGATAGCGGGGCTATGCACGCGGGCGTAGGAGCCTCGATTCAAGACATCGCTGAGAGATTCAAGCTGCTCGTGACAGTCGGTGAGGATACACGCCATCTCCACGATGCTTACACGGGGAACAAGCTGCATTTTGCCACAAAAGCAGAGGCACTGGTTGCTCTACTGCCTTTGCGGGATGAGAAGCATGCATTTTTGTTCAAAGCCTCCAAAGGTATGTCCTTATGGACGCTTATTACTGATCTGGAAGATCACGAATAA
- a CDS encoding IucA/IucC family protein: MELTKQDFSIEEALHSTQYVQVRRRVFRQCIESLLYEGILIPETIQEGEETIYILHGLDEGDLPVRYRCQGRRSASFGLVRLGKDPVTRVVYDQSGVAQKESEAISLTRFLVEVFRMNTVDEQRLKLFSNDLEQTLLKDTLSQYYRVQNDIRMQGKSYDELEGDLMDGHPYHPSYKSRVGFTYVDHFAYGPEFKQEVHFLWLAIHKQYSQVSIDQDRNFEDLLLEEIGQEQKEVFQQIIINHGCAPDQYAFVPVHPWQWRNHIVPGFLDDIHRKEIIVLGVGSDGHRPQQSIRTFANKSNPHKPYLKLSINVVNTSAPRHLTPHSLASAPIVSRWLKEITDADSYLRDVQKVIMLQEFAAVAYDPPPASELMEMVTFGVIGCMWRESLIPHLEAGEEAVPYNVLAAVEVDGVPFIDRWIREQGLENWLARLLESSVLPVVHILVKHGIAMETHAQNMILVHREGVPSRVALKDFHEDLIFCQPFLSEPDKCPNFAEVHEYYATKPDDVMFHMNETSTVRDLTLETLFLINLGQLARLLEEHYGYTEEQFWEMAVKVLEGHQQRFPELAERFTRFDLFVPSVQVEKLTKKKLYTTSENYHLHEVPNPLFEARKRLHSMAVGGY, translated from the coding sequence ATGGAGTTGACAAAACAAGATTTCTCGATTGAAGAGGCACTTCACTCGACACAGTATGTGCAGGTGAGAAGAAGGGTGTTTCGACAATGTATCGAGTCTTTGTTATATGAGGGGATTTTGATTCCTGAGACCATCCAAGAGGGTGAAGAGACGATTTACATCCTACATGGGCTTGATGAGGGGGATCTGCCTGTTCGCTATCGCTGTCAAGGGCGGAGGAGTGCGAGTTTTGGGCTTGTTCGTTTAGGGAAGGACCCTGTTACTCGTGTTGTTTATGATCAAAGCGGAGTTGCACAGAAAGAATCCGAAGCGATATCTCTCACTCGTTTTTTAGTGGAAGTCTTCCGAATGAATACCGTAGATGAACAAAGACTGAAGCTATTTTCCAATGATTTGGAACAAACGTTGTTAAAGGATACATTGTCCCAATACTATCGGGTACAAAATGATATTCGGATGCAGGGCAAATCGTACGATGAGCTGGAAGGTGATCTGATGGACGGTCACCCTTACCATCCTAGCTATAAATCACGTGTTGGATTTACCTACGTAGATCATTTTGCCTATGGTCCTGAATTTAAGCAGGAAGTTCATTTTCTTTGGTTAGCGATACATAAGCAATATTCTCAAGTGTCCATTGATCAAGACAGAAATTTCGAAGACCTTCTTTTGGAAGAAATAGGCCAGGAACAAAAAGAAGTGTTTCAACAAATCATCATCAATCATGGATGCGCTCCTGATCAGTATGCCTTCGTGCCTGTCCATCCTTGGCAGTGGCGTAATCATATCGTGCCTGGATTCCTGGACGATATCCATCGCAAAGAGATCATTGTGCTAGGCGTAGGCTCTGATGGTCATCGTCCACAACAATCCATCCGCACCTTTGCTAACAAAAGTAATCCGCATAAACCGTATCTGAAACTCTCGATCAACGTAGTGAATACTTCAGCGCCACGTCATCTTACTCCCCATTCATTGGCAAGTGCCCCCATTGTTTCGAGGTGGCTCAAGGAGATTACGGATGCAGATTCGTATTTACGAGACGTGCAAAAGGTGATCATGCTTCAAGAGTTTGCGGCAGTGGCATACGATCCTCCCCCTGCTTCTGAACTGATGGAAATGGTTACATTCGGGGTAATTGGGTGCATGTGGAGAGAAAGTCTCATCCCGCATCTCGAAGCGGGAGAAGAGGCGGTTCCTTATAACGTATTAGCGGCTGTAGAGGTGGATGGGGTGCCATTCATTGATCGTTGGATTCGTGAACAAGGGCTAGAGAATTGGCTTGCACGATTATTGGAAAGCAGTGTATTGCCAGTCGTTCATATTCTTGTGAAACACGGAATTGCCATGGAAACCCACGCACAGAATATGATCTTGGTGCATCGGGAGGGTGTACCTTCTCGGGTCGCATTGAAGGATTTTCATGAAGATTTGATTTTTTGCCAACCGTTCTTGAGTGAGCCAGACAAATGCCCGAACTTTGCGGAAGTGCATGAATATTACGCAACGAAGCCCGATGATGTGATGTTTCACATGAATGAAACATCGACAGTCAGAGATTTGACTTTGGAGACTTTATTTCTGATCAATCTGGGCCAATTAGCACGGCTATTAGAGGAACACTACGGATATACCGAAGAGCAATTCTGGGAGATGGCCGTTAAGGTATTGGAGGGTCATCAGCAACGATTCCCGGAATTGGCGGAGCGATTTACGCGATTTGATCTGTTTGTTCCAAGCGTGCAGGTAGAGAAATTGACCAAGAAAAAGCTATATACAACAAGCGAGAACTATCATTTACATGAAGTTCCCAATCCTTTGTTCGAGGCAAGAAAAAGGCTTCATTCCATGGCTGTGGGAGGTTACTAG
- the rpsU gene encoding 30S ribosomal protein S21, whose product MAEIRVKKNESLDSALRRFKRESAKSGVMAELRKRRHFEKPSIKRKKKSEAARKRKF is encoded by the coding sequence ATGGCAGAAATTCGAGTCAAGAAAAACGAGTCTTTGGATAGCGCACTTCGCCGCTTCAAGCGTGAAAGCGCAAAATCCGGGGTGATGGCGGAACTGCGTAAACGTCGCCACTTTGAGAAGCCTAGCATTAAGCGCAAGAAGAAATCCGAAGCAGCTCGCAAGCGCAAGTTTTAA
- a CDS encoding histidine phosphatase family protein: MLTHVYMIRHAESPYIQDQEKTRGLSEKGWQDAQCVAEILQGEQIDVFVSSPYARAIQTIETTAKQANREIKLEPDFRERELGAWVECFEHFVQAVEHVFANREFAFAGGESNAVAGERGLAALQEVLDHHRGKKVAIGIHGNIMTIIMNHYDPSYDFSFWKKTSMPDIYKLSFEEDQLIQVERLWNDNH, from the coding sequence ATGCTCACACATGTGTATATGATCCGCCACGCAGAATCTCCGTACATTCAGGATCAGGAGAAAACACGCGGGTTGTCTGAAAAGGGCTGGCAAGATGCGCAATGTGTAGCAGAAATCTTGCAAGGGGAACAAATTGACGTGTTTGTCTCCAGCCCTTATGCAAGAGCCATCCAGACAATTGAAACTACGGCGAAGCAAGCGAATCGGGAAATCAAGCTGGAACCGGATTTTCGCGAGCGCGAATTAGGGGCTTGGGTAGAGTGCTTTGAGCATTTTGTACAGGCTGTCGAGCATGTATTTGCAAATCGTGAGTTCGCTTTCGCAGGGGGAGAATCGAATGCGGTAGCGGGGGAAAGAGGACTCGCTGCCTTGCAGGAAGTTTTGGATCACCATCGAGGCAAAAAAGTCGCGATTGGCATCCATGGAAACATCATGACGATCATCATGAATCATTACGATCCATCGTACGATTTCTCCTTTTGGAAAAAGACCTCGATGCCCGATATTTATAAACTAAGCTTTGAGGAAGATCAATTGATTCAGGTAGAACGTCTTTGGAATGACAATCACTAA
- the floA gene encoding flotillin-like protein FloA (flotillin-like protein involved in membrane lipid rafts), whose translation MFEGGLIPLIFMVAVAIVVLSVFFSFVPVMLWISALASGVNIGIITLVAMRLRRVVPSRIVNPLIKARKAGLQLDTNQLESHYLAGGNVDRVVDALVAAQRADIPLGFERAAAIDLAGRDVLEAVQMSVNPKVIETPVVAAMAKDGIELRTRAKVTVRANIDRLVGGAGEETIIARVGEGIVSTIGSSKGHKDVLENPDLISKTVLNKGLDAGTAFEILSIDIADVDVGKNIGAQLQTDQAEADKRIAQAKAEERRAMAVAQEQEMIARVQEMKAKVVEAEAQVPLALSEALKSGKMGVMDYYNMQNIAADTQMRQSFGHAGDKQEPALPDEKE comes from the coding sequence ATGTTTGAAGGCGGTTTGATTCCCCTTATTTTTATGGTGGCAGTAGCCATCGTCGTACTTTCTGTTTTCTTCTCGTTCGTACCAGTCATGCTCTGGATTTCTGCACTGGCTTCCGGTGTGAATATCGGGATTATTACTCTCGTCGCTATGCGCTTACGTCGCGTCGTACCATCCCGTATCGTGAATCCGTTGATTAAAGCGCGTAAAGCGGGCTTGCAACTGGATACAAACCAATTGGAGAGCCATTATCTCGCAGGCGGTAACGTTGACCGTGTAGTAGATGCGCTCGTAGCAGCACAACGTGCAGATATTCCACTTGGCTTTGAACGAGCAGCAGCCATTGATCTGGCTGGTCGTGATGTATTGGAAGCGGTACAAATGAGCGTTAACCCGAAAGTGATTGAAACACCTGTGGTAGCAGCAATGGCAAAGGACGGTATCGAGCTGCGCACTCGTGCAAAAGTAACGGTTCGTGCCAACATCGATCGATTGGTCGGTGGTGCTGGTGAAGAAACGATCATCGCCCGTGTAGGTGAGGGGATCGTATCGACCATTGGTTCGTCAAAAGGACATAAGGACGTATTGGAAAATCCGGATCTGATCTCTAAAACGGTATTGAATAAAGGTTTGGATGCCGGAACTGCTTTTGAAATTCTCTCGATTGATATTGCGGACGTGGATGTAGGGAAGAACATTGGGGCACAATTGCAAACCGACCAAGCGGAAGCAGATAAACGTATTGCCCAAGCGAAAGCGGAAGAGCGTCGTGCCATGGCGGTAGCCCAAGAGCAGGAAATGATTGCGCGCGTACAAGAGATGAAGGCAAAAGTAGTAGAAGCCGAAGCACAGGTACCACTCGCTTTGTCCGAAGCATTGAAAAGTGGCAAAATGGGCGTAATGGATTATTACAACATGCAAAACATTGCTGCTGATACACAAATGCGTCAATCCTTCGGGCATGCAGGTGACAAACAAGAGCCTGCTTTGCCAGACGAGAAAGAATAA
- a CDS encoding DUF6005 family protein, with translation MVKVHCIISCLCEVIKRRTKIDYRPYYFGIWDAEYSITDQGVVTYYIDNHEEIIKGYERLFRAKVTEWYDHSQDKASNLDMFLELIDKRTEDQFVLVQIDMSLVPERDNKFALKPFPHFLMISKTENEDEWFMFDPDFRWEGNVKKETVIKAFLENPFGGGLMVDASEIKEPTYEMIHDYFYDALKRDHNPFTLELKQLITDMAEGRNGYNLDMLLAAVTQVKVIAIRKYSYEYAFLYLQDYLQYHRDEFLRIAYKVEDIYQGFTTAQYLSVKMAMTKNMALLPPIIEALEEIDLIELEVKKELERQFVLWTQMDKSLVTVDEKGWR, from the coding sequence ATGGTTAAGGTCCATTGCATTATTTCATGCCTATGCGAAGTGATTAAGCGCCGCACAAAGATTGATTATCGTCCCTATTATTTTGGCATTTGGGATGCCGAGTACTCCATAACGGATCAAGGCGTGGTCACCTATTACATTGATAACCATGAGGAGATTATCAAGGGATATGAACGACTTTTCCGAGCGAAAGTAACAGAATGGTATGATCATTCCCAAGATAAAGCCTCCAATCTGGACATGTTCTTAGAGCTCATTGATAAGCGTACCGAGGATCAGTTTGTCCTTGTTCAGATAGACATGTCACTGGTTCCAGAGCGAGATAATAAATTTGCGTTGAAGCCATTCCCGCATTTTTTGATGATTTCCAAGACGGAGAATGAGGATGAGTGGTTTATGTTTGACCCGGATTTTCGTTGGGAGGGCAATGTGAAGAAGGAGACAGTGATCAAAGCCTTCTTGGAAAATCCGTTTGGTGGCGGCTTGATGGTGGATGCGAGTGAAATTAAAGAACCAACCTATGAAATGATCCACGACTATTTCTACGACGCACTCAAGCGTGATCATAATCCATTTACCCTTGAACTGAAGCAATTGATTACAGATATGGCAGAAGGACGCAATGGATACAACTTGGACATGTTGCTTGCGGCAGTGACTCAGGTGAAAGTGATTGCGATCCGTAAATACAGCTACGAGTATGCATTCCTATATCTGCAAGATTATTTGCAATACCATCGTGATGAGTTTTTGCGCATCGCCTATAAAGTGGAGGACATCTACCAAGGGTTTACGACAGCTCAGTACTTGTCAGTCAAAATGGCGATGACCAAGAATATGGCGTTGTTACCTCCGATTATCGAAGCGTTAGAAGAGATTGATCTGATTGAACTTGAAGTGAAAAAAGAGTTGGAGCGTCAGTTTGTTTTGTGGACCCAAATGGATAAAAGTCTCGTCACTGTAGACGAAAAAGGGTGGAGGTAA
- a CDS encoding histidine triad nucleotide-binding protein yields the protein MEKSIFTKIMDGEIPARIEYEDEQVIVIHDIAPKARVHLLIIPRKPIPTLMDVSAEDLPLIGHIHHVAQLLAKKLELPGFRLINNCGKEGGQEVFHIHYHLLSGFYE from the coding sequence ATGGAAAAAAGTATTTTTACCAAAATCATGGACGGTGAAATTCCTGCTCGTATCGAGTATGAGGATGAGCAAGTCATCGTCATCCACGATATTGCACCAAAAGCACGCGTTCACTTGTTGATTATCCCGCGTAAGCCAATTCCCACGCTTATGGATGTAAGTGCCGAGGACCTGCCGCTGATCGGGCATATCCACCATGTAGCACAACTCTTGGCGAAAAAGCTGGAACTGCCAGGTTTTCGCCTGATTAACAACTGTGGTAAAGAGGGTGGACAAGAGGTTTTCCACATCCATTATCACCTTTTGTCCGGTTTTTACGAATAA
- a CDS encoding NfeD family protein, translated as MSAARLVKSRMRLLFSLLCLIMGMTMLLAPASTTAQTYQKAVWIPVDSTIERGLESFLHRAFADAQEQQADLVILHINTPGGEVNAADQIGQLIRQAPMHVIAYIDNQAFSAGTYIALNANEIIMTPGSSMGAAAPIDLAGNAADIKFISGWSNKMMAAAELNNRNPDVARAMVEIDTEFPGLKPKGTVLSLDAQQAKRLGYADDVVSNKEELLKKLGIQPDSLQAIEPTGGELVARWVTSPIVMSLLLIIGLGGIVVELFAPGFGVAGTISLVAFSLYFFGHYVAGFANWLHIGLFVFGILLMLLEIFLPGGIVGAIGFVSIVTGLVMAAYDTQQGLASLGVAALITAIVAFMLVKKYGVKGLFNKFVLGDTQRNEEGYVAPRDQRELEGKSGIALTPLRPAGVVKVEGKRVDAVSVGGFIEAGTAITVVQVEGTRIVVAELEQKE; from the coding sequence ATGAGTGCAGCAAGGCTAGTAAAAAGCCGCATGCGATTGCTTTTTTCACTTCTTTGCCTGATTATGGGAATGACGATGCTTCTTGCTCCCGCATCCACAACAGCCCAGACCTATCAAAAAGCTGTCTGGATTCCAGTAGATAGCACGATCGAGCGAGGGTTGGAGAGCTTTTTGCACAGAGCATTTGCTGACGCACAGGAGCAGCAGGCAGACCTTGTTATTTTGCATATCAATACGCCAGGTGGAGAAGTGAACGCTGCCGACCAAATTGGACAGTTGATCCGTCAGGCTCCCATGCATGTGATAGCCTATATTGATAACCAGGCTTTTTCAGCGGGAACTTACATCGCCCTGAATGCAAATGAAATTATTATGACTCCAGGCAGTAGCATGGGGGCAGCAGCACCGATTGACTTGGCAGGGAATGCAGCAGATATCAAGTTCATTTCCGGTTGGAGCAATAAAATGATGGCGGCAGCGGAGTTGAACAATCGCAATCCTGACGTTGCTCGCGCGATGGTGGAAATCGATACAGAATTCCCCGGATTAAAGCCAAAAGGTACGGTGTTGTCTCTCGATGCCCAACAAGCGAAACGGTTAGGTTATGCGGATGATGTGGTGTCCAATAAGGAAGAGCTGCTCAAAAAGCTCGGTATTCAGCCGGATTCCCTTCAGGCGATTGAGCCAACAGGTGGAGAGCTAGTCGCTAGGTGGGTGACGAGTCCCATTGTGATGAGTCTTCTGCTCATCATTGGATTGGGCGGAATTGTAGTAGAACTGTTTGCCCCTGGTTTTGGTGTTGCAGGGACGATTTCACTCGTCGCGTTCAGTCTATATTTCTTTGGACATTATGTAGCGGGATTTGCCAACTGGTTGCACATCGGACTGTTTGTCTTCGGAATCTTACTGATGCTTCTGGAAATTTTTCTCCCGGGCGGCATTGTCGGTGCGATTGGTTTCGTGAGTATTGTGACAGGTCTCGTAATGGCAGCCTATGACACGCAGCAAGGGCTCGCATCGCTAGGCGTGGCCGCTCTGATTACGGCAATTGTAGCATTCATGCTAGTGAAGAAATACGGGGTCAAAGGTCTCTTCAACAAGTTTGTCCTGGGTGACACGCAGCGTAATGAAGAAGGCTACGTTGCTCCGCGCGATCAGCGTGAGCTGGAAGGAAAATCAGGCATCGCCCTAACACCATTGCGCCCGGCAGGGGTCGTCAAGGTGGAAGGAAAACGTGTGGATGCAGTATCGGTTGGTGGTTTCATTGAAGCGGGTACCGCCATCACCGTAGTGCAAGTAGAAGGCACGCGTATCGTCGTTGCCGAACTAGAACAAAAGGAGTGA